One Oryza sativa Japonica Group chromosome 8, ASM3414082v1 DNA window includes the following coding sequences:
- the LOC4344694 gene encoding putative glycerol-3-phosphate transporter 1 translates to MAHSHEMTSRKPPGIRLFGGITVLRTYQTLVLVLTFVAYTCFHMTRKIPSIVKSVLDPQTKLGSSPWGRLHTKNTLNIGWLPFNTIDGSALLGEIDVAFLAVYSVGMFFAGHLGDRMDLRIFLTIGMFGTAVFTALFGAGYWLNIHNFYYFLVIQMIAGLFQAIGWPSVVAIVGNWFGKSKRGLIMGIWNAHTSVGNISGSLLAAFLLKFGWGWSFAIPSLIMVAVGLLVFVFLPVSPEVMEIDIDDGEISSVKDTTKEPLLEPGQEVKHNAVGFLEAWKIPGVAPFALCLFFSKLVAYTFLYWLPFYISHTPIGGEYLSDALAGSLSTIFDVGGVLGGVLAGHISDRLNARAVTAASFMYCAIPALFLYRTYGSMSIMWNICLMFITGMFVNGPYALITTAVSADLGTHSSLNGNSRALATVTAIIDGTGSVGAAIGPLLTGYISSSSWSAVFTMLMAAALLAGLLLTQLVCSELKGKATSNASKDVADAQGTYSDEV, encoded by the exons ATGGCTCATTCTCATGAAATGACGAGTAGGAAACCTCCTGGTATTCGATTATTCGGAGGCATTACGGTGCTACGGACGTACCAGACACTTGTTTTGGTGCTTACATTTGTCGCGTATACTTGCTTTCATATGACTAGGAAGATACCGAGTATTGTTAAGAGCGTGCTTGATCCACAGACAAAGTTGGGGTCCTCTCCATGGGGACGACTGCACACAAAAAACACTCTTAACATCGGTTGGTTGCCGTTTAACACCATTGATGGCTCAGCATTGCTTGGTGAGATAGATGTGGCGTTTCTTGCGGTTTATTCTGTTGGGATGTTCTTTGCTGGACATCTTGGTGACCGCATGGATTTAAGGATCTTCCTGACAATTGGCATGTTTGGAACTGCTGTGTTCACTGCCCTTTTTGGTGCTGGATATTGGCTAAATATCCACAATTTCTACTATTTCCTGGTCATTCAGATGATTGCCGGTTTATTCCAAGCAATTGGATGGCCTTCAGTTGTCGCGATTGTTGGAAACTGGTTTGGAAAAAGCAAGAGGGGATTGATTATGGGCATTTGGAATGCACACACTTCTGTCGGCAACATATCTGGTTCACTGCTGGCTGCATTTCTGCTGAAGTTTGGGTGGGGCTGGTCATTTGCCATCCCCAGCTTAATCATGGTTGCTGTCGGGTTGTTGGTGTTTGTCTTCTTACCGGTTAGCCCAGAGGTGATGGAGATAGACATTGATGATGGGGAGATAAGCTCTGTTAAGGATACTACCAAGGAGCCCCTCTTGGAACCAGGACAAGAAGTGAAACACAATGCAGTAGGTTTCTTAGAGGCTTGGAAGATACCTGGAGTTGCGCCCTTTGCTCTGTGCCTCTTCTTCTCCAAATTGGTTGCTTACACCTTCTTGTATTGGCTACCGTTCTACATCAGTCATACAC CTATTGGCGGTGAGTACCTCTCAGATGCTTTGGCTGGCAGCCTATCAACAATCTTTGATGTTGGAGGCGTGTTGGGTGGAGTCCTTGCTGGTCACATCTCGGATCGCTTAAATGCACGAGCGGTTACAGCTGCCAGCTTCATGTACTGCGCGATACCTGCCCTCTTCCTATACCGCACATACGGCAGCATGTCGATAATGTGGAACATTTGCCTCATGTTCATCACCGGGATGTTCGTCAATGGTCCTTATGCCCTAATCACAACTGCAGTGTCAGCTGACCTTGGCACTCACAGCTCATTGAATGGAAATTCCCGGGCATTGGCTACTGTGACAGCCATCATTGACGGGACCGGGTCTGTTGGCGCCGCCATTGGGCCATTGCTGACAGGCTACATCTCGTCGAGTAGTTGGAGCGCTGTGTTCACGATGCTTATGGCAGCAGCTCTCCTTGCTGGGCTCCTCTTGACACAACTTGTGTGCAGTGAACTAAAAGGAAAGGCGACCTCCAATGCGAGCAAGGATGTCGCCGATGCTCAAGGTACCTACTCAGATGAGGTGTAA